Proteins from one Asterias rubens chromosome 21, eAstRub1.3, whole genome shotgun sequence genomic window:
- the LOC117304342 gene encoding nucleolar protein 4-like isoform X4, protein MTMLCSTLTLRRRNMLALLALQLACDTDGDDSRSDDASLSSADTEASEPSYASEPTIHAPITEETMTRTESDRVTPQPLDLKKAEETSTNNTRQGSPKPEEVLRKTPHETDTQTSSNGYNYSLVGTSVHQPPEGARDTPEDLSVTKDDDDDDDGDDDSDKLNETTPGVDPERLKAFNMFVRLFIDENLDRMVPISKQPKEKIQAIIEACYRQFPEFHERARKRIRTYLKSCRRMKRHRDQNGLDSVRNQNSMRPTPPHLTSARAEQILAAACESESENAKRLRMELMQAGHTNEVRMETSHQQPQQPTPPSRVTYEETPKHTSPRPVDYRYANGVSTHDPYYGSIAPHQPHNMIQPSQHAQMSNGPTDLSVKKLPSKAQLSPTEIANIRQLITSYRESAAFLYRSAEELEQMLLQLN, encoded by the exons ATGACGATGCTGTGTTCAACTTTAACTTTGAGAAGAAGGAACATGTTGGCGCTTTTGGCATTGCAATTGGCGTGTGATACGGACGGTGATGATTCGAGAAGT gaCGACGCATCGTTGTCAAGTGCAGACACAGAAGCCTCGGAGCCGAGCTACGCCTCCGAACCAACGATCCACGCCCCAATAACCGAAGAAACAATGACGAGAACAGAGAGTGACAGAGTAACACCACAGCCATTAGACCTAAAAAAAG CAGAAGAAACGTCAACAAACAACACAAGACAGGGGTCGCCCAAACCAGAGGAAGTGTTAAGGAAAACGCCACATGAAACCGATACTCAG ACCTCGTCCAACGGTTACAACTACTCCCTGGTTGGAACGTCGGTTCACCAGCCACCGGAAGGAGCGAGGGACACACCCGAGGATCTCTCCGTGACAAAGGATGACGATGACGATGACGACGGGGATGACGATAGTGATAAACTCAACGAGACCACGCCCGGAGTTGACCCAGAGAGACTCAAAGCGTTTAAT ATGTTTGTTCGTCTTTTCATTGATGAGAATCTTGACCGCATGGTCCCCATCTCCAAGCAGCCCAAAGAGAAGATCCAAGCCATTATTGAGGCGTGTTACCGACAGTTCCCGGAGTTCCACGAGAGGGCGCGTAAACGCATCCGCACCTACCTCAAGTCGTGTCGTCGTATGAAGAGACATCGTGACCAGAATGGGCTAGACTCGGTACGCAACCAAAAC TCTATGAGACCGACACCGCCTCATTTAACCTCAGCCAGAGCAGAACAGATCCTCGCCGCTGCTTGTGAAAGTGAAAGTGAAAACGCCAAGAGGTTACGGATGGAACTAATGCAAGCTGGGCATACG AACGAAGTAcgaatggaaacatcacaccaacagCCGCAGCAGCCCACTCCGCCATCGCGAGTCACCTATGAGGAGACGCCGAAGCACACGTCGCCACGTCCCGTGGACTACCGCTATGCAAATGGCGTCAGCACCCACGATCCTTACTATGGAAGCATAGCCCCACATCAACCACACAATATGATACAGCCTTCCCAACATGCACAGATGTCTAATG GCCCAACAGACCTAAGTGTTAAAAAGTTGCCTTCAAAAGCTCAGCTGAGCCCCACGGAAATCGCAAACATCCGACAATTGATAACGAGCTATCGCGAGTCGGCCGCATTCCTTTACCGTTCAGCTGAGGAATTAGAACAGATGCTACTGCAGTTGAATtaa
- the LOC117304342 gene encoding nucleolar protein 4-like isoform X2, which yields MTMLCSTLTLRRRNMLALLALQLACDTDGDDSRSDDASLSSADTEASEPSYASEPTIHAPITEETMTRTESDRVTPQPLDLKKAEETSTNNTRQGSPKPEEVLRKTPHETDTQVMTENSTHSALGREPPEINQDKSQAEEVEDDEEDERGYSSEVKGYSNSGGGYDTQRYTTSSNGYNYSLVGTSVHQPPEGARDTPEDLSVTKDDDDDDDGDDDSDKLNETTPGVDPERLKAFNMFVRLFIDENLDRMVPISKQPKEKIQAIIEACYRQFPEFHERARKRIRTYLKSCRRMKRHRDQNGLDSSMRPTPPHLTSARAEQILAAACESESENAKRLRMELMQAGHTNEVRMETSHQQPQQPTPPSRVTYEETPKHTSPRPVDYRYANGVSTHDPYYGSIAPHQPHNMIQPSQHAQMSNGPTDLSVKKLPSKAQLSPTEIANIRQLITSYRESAAFLYRSAEELEQMLLQLN from the exons ATGACGATGCTGTGTTCAACTTTAACTTTGAGAAGAAGGAACATGTTGGCGCTTTTGGCATTGCAATTGGCGTGTGATACGGACGGTGATGATTCGAGAAGT gaCGACGCATCGTTGTCAAGTGCAGACACAGAAGCCTCGGAGCCGAGCTACGCCTCCGAACCAACGATCCACGCCCCAATAACCGAAGAAACAATGACGAGAACAGAGAGTGACAGAGTAACACCACAGCCATTAGACCTAAAAAAAG CAGAAGAAACGTCAACAAACAACACAAGACAGGGGTCGCCCAAACCAGAGGAAGTGTTAAGGAAAACGCCACATGAAACCGATACTCAGGTAATGACAGAGAACAGCACCCACTCGGCTCTAGGGCGGGAACCCCCTGAAATAAATCAGGACAAATCACAGGCGGAGGAggttgaagatgatgaagaagatgaGAGAGGTTATAGTTCAGAGGTCAAAGGGTACAGCAACAGCGGTGGTGGTTATGACACGCAGCGATACACA ACCTCGTCCAACGGTTACAACTACTCCCTGGTTGGAACGTCGGTTCACCAGCCACCGGAAGGAGCGAGGGACACACCCGAGGATCTCTCCGTGACAAAGGATGACGATGACGATGACGACGGGGATGACGATAGTGATAAACTCAACGAGACCACGCCCGGAGTTGACCCAGAGAGACTCAAAGCGTTTAAT ATGTTTGTTCGTCTTTTCATTGATGAGAATCTTGACCGCATGGTCCCCATCTCCAAGCAGCCCAAAGAGAAGATCCAAGCCATTATTGAGGCGTGTTACCGACAGTTCCCGGAGTTCCACGAGAGGGCGCGTAAACGCATCCGCACCTACCTCAAGTCGTGTCGTCGTATGAAGAGACATCGTGACCAGAATGGGCTAGACTCG TCTATGAGACCGACACCGCCTCATTTAACCTCAGCCAGAGCAGAACAGATCCTCGCCGCTGCTTGTGAAAGTGAAAGTGAAAACGCCAAGAGGTTACGGATGGAACTAATGCAAGCTGGGCATACG AACGAAGTAcgaatggaaacatcacaccaacagCCGCAGCAGCCCACTCCGCCATCGCGAGTCACCTATGAGGAGACGCCGAAGCACACGTCGCCACGTCCCGTGGACTACCGCTATGCAAATGGCGTCAGCACCCACGATCCTTACTATGGAAGCATAGCCCCACATCAACCACACAATATGATACAGCCTTCCCAACATGCACAGATGTCTAATG GCCCAACAGACCTAAGTGTTAAAAAGTTGCCTTCAAAAGCTCAGCTGAGCCCCACGGAAATCGCAAACATCCGACAATTGATAACGAGCTATCGCGAGTCGGCCGCATTCCTTTACCGTTCAGCTGAGGAATTAGAACAGATGCTACTGCAGTTGAATtaa
- the LOC117304342 gene encoding nucleolar protein 4-like isoform X3 has translation MWKRGLRRKPHAKAEDDASLSSADTEASEPSYASEPTIHAPITEETMTRTESDRVTPQPLDLKKAEETSTNNTRQGSPKPEEVLRKTPHETDTQVMTENSTHSALGREPPEINQDKSQAEEVEDDEEDERGYSSEVKGYSNSGGGYDTQRYTTSSNGYNYSLVGTSVHQPPEGARDTPEDLSVTKDDDDDDDGDDDSDKLNETTPGVDPERLKAFNMFVRLFIDENLDRMVPISKQPKEKIQAIIEACYRQFPEFHERARKRIRTYLKSCRRMKRHRDQNGLDSVRNQNSMRPTPPHLTSARAEQILAAACESESENAKRLRMELMQAGHTNEVRMETSHQQPQQPTPPSRVTYEETPKHTSPRPVDYRYANGVSTHDPYYGSIAPHQPHNMIQPSQHAQMSNGPTDLSVKKLPSKAQLSPTEIANIRQLITSYRESAAFLYRSAEELEQMLLQLN, from the exons gaCGACGCATCGTTGTCAAGTGCAGACACAGAAGCCTCGGAGCCGAGCTACGCCTCCGAACCAACGATCCACGCCCCAATAACCGAAGAAACAATGACGAGAACAGAGAGTGACAGAGTAACACCACAGCCATTAGACCTAAAAAAAG CAGAAGAAACGTCAACAAACAACACAAGACAGGGGTCGCCCAAACCAGAGGAAGTGTTAAGGAAAACGCCACATGAAACCGATACTCAGGTAATGACAGAGAACAGCACCCACTCGGCTCTAGGGCGGGAACCCCCTGAAATAAATCAGGACAAATCACAGGCGGAGGAggttgaagatgatgaagaagatgaGAGAGGTTATAGTTCAGAGGTCAAAGGGTACAGCAACAGCGGTGGTGGTTATGACACGCAGCGATACACA ACCTCGTCCAACGGTTACAACTACTCCCTGGTTGGAACGTCGGTTCACCAGCCACCGGAAGGAGCGAGGGACACACCCGAGGATCTCTCCGTGACAAAGGATGACGATGACGATGACGACGGGGATGACGATAGTGATAAACTCAACGAGACCACGCCCGGAGTTGACCCAGAGAGACTCAAAGCGTTTAAT ATGTTTGTTCGTCTTTTCATTGATGAGAATCTTGACCGCATGGTCCCCATCTCCAAGCAGCCCAAAGAGAAGATCCAAGCCATTATTGAGGCGTGTTACCGACAGTTCCCGGAGTTCCACGAGAGGGCGCGTAAACGCATCCGCACCTACCTCAAGTCGTGTCGTCGTATGAAGAGACATCGTGACCAGAATGGGCTAGACTCGGTACGCAACCAAAAC TCTATGAGACCGACACCGCCTCATTTAACCTCAGCCAGAGCAGAACAGATCCTCGCCGCTGCTTGTGAAAGTGAAAGTGAAAACGCCAAGAGGTTACGGATGGAACTAATGCAAGCTGGGCATACG AACGAAGTAcgaatggaaacatcacaccaacagCCGCAGCAGCCCACTCCGCCATCGCGAGTCACCTATGAGGAGACGCCGAAGCACACGTCGCCACGTCCCGTGGACTACCGCTATGCAAATGGCGTCAGCACCCACGATCCTTACTATGGAAGCATAGCCCCACATCAACCACACAATATGATACAGCCTTCCCAACATGCACAGATGTCTAATG GCCCAACAGACCTAAGTGTTAAAAAGTTGCCTTCAAAAGCTCAGCTGAGCCCCACGGAAATCGCAAACATCCGACAATTGATAACGAGCTATCGCGAGTCGGCCGCATTCCTTTACCGTTCAGCTGAGGAATTAGAACAGATGCTACTGCAGTTGAATtaa
- the LOC117304342 gene encoding nucleolar protein 4-like isoform X1 — MTMLCSTLTLRRRNMLALLALQLACDTDGDDSRSDDASLSSADTEASEPSYASEPTIHAPITEETMTRTESDRVTPQPLDLKKAEETSTNNTRQGSPKPEEVLRKTPHETDTQVMTENSTHSALGREPPEINQDKSQAEEVEDDEEDERGYSSEVKGYSNSGGGYDTQRYTTSSNGYNYSLVGTSVHQPPEGARDTPEDLSVTKDDDDDDDGDDDSDKLNETTPGVDPERLKAFNMFVRLFIDENLDRMVPISKQPKEKIQAIIEACYRQFPEFHERARKRIRTYLKSCRRMKRHRDQNGLDSVRNQNSMRPTPPHLTSARAEQILAAACESESENAKRLRMELMQAGHTNEVRMETSHQQPQQPTPPSRVTYEETPKHTSPRPVDYRYANGVSTHDPYYGSIAPHQPHNMIQPSQHAQMSNGPTDLSVKKLPSKAQLSPTEIANIRQLITSYRESAAFLYRSAEELEQMLLQLN; from the exons ATGACGATGCTGTGTTCAACTTTAACTTTGAGAAGAAGGAACATGTTGGCGCTTTTGGCATTGCAATTGGCGTGTGATACGGACGGTGATGATTCGAGAAGT gaCGACGCATCGTTGTCAAGTGCAGACACAGAAGCCTCGGAGCCGAGCTACGCCTCCGAACCAACGATCCACGCCCCAATAACCGAAGAAACAATGACGAGAACAGAGAGTGACAGAGTAACACCACAGCCATTAGACCTAAAAAAAG CAGAAGAAACGTCAACAAACAACACAAGACAGGGGTCGCCCAAACCAGAGGAAGTGTTAAGGAAAACGCCACATGAAACCGATACTCAGGTAATGACAGAGAACAGCACCCACTCGGCTCTAGGGCGGGAACCCCCTGAAATAAATCAGGACAAATCACAGGCGGAGGAggttgaagatgatgaagaagatgaGAGAGGTTATAGTTCAGAGGTCAAAGGGTACAGCAACAGCGGTGGTGGTTATGACACGCAGCGATACACA ACCTCGTCCAACGGTTACAACTACTCCCTGGTTGGAACGTCGGTTCACCAGCCACCGGAAGGAGCGAGGGACACACCCGAGGATCTCTCCGTGACAAAGGATGACGATGACGATGACGACGGGGATGACGATAGTGATAAACTCAACGAGACCACGCCCGGAGTTGACCCAGAGAGACTCAAAGCGTTTAAT ATGTTTGTTCGTCTTTTCATTGATGAGAATCTTGACCGCATGGTCCCCATCTCCAAGCAGCCCAAAGAGAAGATCCAAGCCATTATTGAGGCGTGTTACCGACAGTTCCCGGAGTTCCACGAGAGGGCGCGTAAACGCATCCGCACCTACCTCAAGTCGTGTCGTCGTATGAAGAGACATCGTGACCAGAATGGGCTAGACTCGGTACGCAACCAAAAC TCTATGAGACCGACACCGCCTCATTTAACCTCAGCCAGAGCAGAACAGATCCTCGCCGCTGCTTGTGAAAGTGAAAGTGAAAACGCCAAGAGGTTACGGATGGAACTAATGCAAGCTGGGCATACG AACGAAGTAcgaatggaaacatcacaccaacagCCGCAGCAGCCCACTCCGCCATCGCGAGTCACCTATGAGGAGACGCCGAAGCACACGTCGCCACGTCCCGTGGACTACCGCTATGCAAATGGCGTCAGCACCCACGATCCTTACTATGGAAGCATAGCCCCACATCAACCACACAATATGATACAGCCTTCCCAACATGCACAGATGTCTAATG GCCCAACAGACCTAAGTGTTAAAAAGTTGCCTTCAAAAGCTCAGCTGAGCCCCACGGAAATCGCAAACATCCGACAATTGATAACGAGCTATCGCGAGTCGGCCGCATTCCTTTACCGTTCAGCTGAGGAATTAGAACAGATGCTACTGCAGTTGAATtaa